A genome region from Brachymonas denitrificans includes the following:
- the kdsA gene encoding 3-deoxy-8-phosphooctulonate synthase has protein sequence MKLCNFDIGLDQPLFLIAGPCVVESEQLQMDVAGQLKEMTGKLGIPFIFKSSYDKANRSSGESFRGPGMVAGLEILAKVKKELDVPVLTDVHTETEIMAVADVVDVLQTPAFLCRQTDFIRAVAQSGKPVNIKKGQFLAPHDMKNVIDKARAAAAEMGLPTDNFMACERGASFGYNNLVSDMRSLAIMRETGAPVVYDATHSVQLPGGQGTSSGGMREMVPVLARAAVAVGIAGLFMETHPNPACALSDGPNAVPLQHMPELLETLLELDRITKKTAASRGLLEERIQQFG, from the coding sequence ATGAAACTCTGCAATTTCGATATCGGCCTCGACCAGCCCCTGTTCCTCATCGCCGGCCCCTGCGTGGTCGAGAGCGAGCAGCTGCAGATGGACGTGGCCGGCCAGCTCAAGGAAATGACCGGCAAGCTGGGCATTCCCTTCATCTTCAAGAGCAGCTACGACAAGGCCAACCGCTCCAGCGGCGAGAGCTTCCGTGGTCCGGGCATGGTGGCCGGTCTGGAAATTCTGGCCAAAGTGAAGAAGGAGCTGGACGTGCCGGTGCTGACCGATGTGCACACCGAGACCGAGATCATGGCCGTGGCCGATGTGGTGGACGTGTTGCAGACGCCGGCCTTCCTGTGCCGCCAGACCGATTTCATCCGCGCCGTGGCGCAGTCGGGCAAGCCAGTCAATATCAAGAAGGGCCAGTTCCTCGCGCCGCACGACATGAAGAACGTGATCGACAAGGCGCGTGCGGCGGCGGCCGAAATGGGCCTGCCGACCGACAACTTCATGGCCTGCGAGCGCGGCGCCAGCTTCGGCTACAACAACCTGGTGAGCGACATGCGTTCGCTGGCCATCATGCGCGAGACCGGCGCTCCGGTGGTGTATGACGCCACGCACAGCGTGCAGCTGCCGGGCGGCCAGGGCACCTCCAGCGGCGGCATGCGCGAGATGGTGCCGGTGCTGGCCCGGGCTGCCGTGGCGGTCGGCATTGCCGGCCTGTTCATGGAAACCCACCCCAACCCCGCCTGCGCACTGAGCGACGGCCCCAACGCCGTGCCGCTGCAGCACATGCCCGAGCTGCTCGAGACGCTGCTCGAACTCGACCGCATCACCAAGAAAACTGCCGCCAGCCGCGGCCTGCTCGAAGAGCGCATCCAGCAATTCGGCTGA
- the eno gene encoding phosphopyruvate hydratase, protein MSAIVDIVGREVLDSRGNPTVECDVLLESGVMGRAAVPSGASTGSREAIELRDGDKSRYLGKGVLKAVEHINTEISEAILGLDASEQAFLDRTLIELDGTDNKSRLGANAMLAVSMAVARAAAEEAGIPLYRYFGGMGGKDLPVPMMNVINGGAHANNNLDLQEFMIIPVGAPSFREALRYGAEVFHALKKIIHDKGMSIAVGDEGGFAPNVDNHEAAIQLILQAISDAGYTAGQDIVLGLDCASSEFYKDGKYVLEGEGGVQLSAEEWANMLATWCDKYPIISIEDGMAEGDWDGWKLLTEKLGKKVQLVGDDLFVTNTKILQEGIEKDIANSILIKINQIGTLTETFEAIEMAKRAGYTAVISHRSGETEDSTISDIAVGTNAGQIKTGSLSRSDRMAKYNQLLRIEEDLGDVAVYPGRKAFYNLR, encoded by the coding sequence ATGAGTGCAATCGTTGATATCGTCGGCCGCGAAGTTCTGGACAGCCGTGGCAACCCCACCGTCGAATGCGACGTGCTGCTGGAAAGCGGCGTGATGGGCCGTGCGGCCGTGCCGAGCGGCGCCTCCACCGGCAGCCGCGAGGCGATCGAGCTGCGTGACGGCGACAAGAGCCGCTACCTGGGCAAGGGCGTGCTCAAGGCCGTGGAGCACATCAACACCGAGATCAGCGAAGCCATCCTGGGTCTGGACGCCAGCGAGCAGGCCTTTCTGGACCGCACCCTGATCGAACTGGACGGCACCGACAACAAGAGCCGCCTGGGCGCCAACGCCATGTTGGCCGTGTCCATGGCCGTGGCCCGCGCCGCGGCCGAAGAAGCCGGCATCCCGCTGTACCGCTACTTCGGCGGCATGGGCGGCAAGGACCTGCCGGTGCCGATGATGAACGTCATCAACGGCGGCGCGCACGCCAACAACAACCTCGACCTGCAGGAGTTCATGATCATTCCGGTGGGCGCCCCCTCCTTCCGCGAAGCGCTGCGCTACGGCGCCGAAGTGTTCCACGCGCTGAAGAAGATCATCCACGACAAGGGCATGAGCATTGCCGTGGGCGACGAAGGCGGCTTTGCCCCCAACGTGGACAACCACGAAGCAGCCATCCAGCTGATTCTGCAAGCCATCTCCGACGCCGGCTATACCGCTGGCCAGGACATCGTGCTGGGTCTGGACTGCGCCAGCTCCGAGTTCTACAAGGACGGCAAGTACGTGCTCGAAGGCGAAGGCGGCGTGCAGCTGTCCGCTGAAGAGTGGGCCAATATGCTGGCCACCTGGTGCGACAAGTACCCCATCATCAGCATCGAGGACGGCATGGCCGAAGGCGACTGGGACGGCTGGAAGCTGCTGACCGAGAAGCTGGGCAAGAAGGTGCAACTGGTAGGCGACGACCTGTTCGTGACCAACACCAAGATCCTGCAGGAAGGCATCGAGAAGGACATCGCCAACTCCATCCTGATCAAGATCAACCAGATCGGCACCCTGACCGAGACCTTTGAAGCGATCGAGATGGCCAAGCGCGCCGGCTACACCGCCGTGATCAGCCACCGTTCGGGCGAGACCGAGGACAGCACCATTTCCGACATCGCCGTCGGCACCAACGCCGGCCAGATCAAGACCGGCTCTCTGAGCCGCTCCGACCGCATGGCCAAGTACAACCAGCTGCTGCGCATCGAGGAAGACCTGGGCGACGTGGCTGTGTACCCCGGCCGCAAGGCGTTCTACAATCTGCGCTGA
- the ftsB gene encoding cell division protein FtsB translates to MRAMPVSRVVTVVLLLLLVMLQYQIWTGRGSVHRVAVMKTELERQREANAQLEQDIARVKSEIQDLKEGVATVEEKARYEMGMVKPNEVFVQIAH, encoded by the coding sequence ATGCGCGCCATGCCTGTTTCCCGCGTCGTCACGGTGGTACTGCTGCTGTTGCTGGTCATGCTGCAGTACCAGATCTGGACCGGGCGCGGGAGCGTGCACCGGGTCGCCGTCATGAAGACCGAGCTGGAGCGCCAGCGCGAAGCCAATGCCCAGCTGGAACAGGACATCGCCCGCGTGAAGTCCGAGATTCAGGATCTCAAGGAAGGGGTCGCCACCGTCGAGGAAAAGGCCCGCTACGAGATGGGCATGGTCAAGCCCAACGAGGTGTTCGTGCAGATCGCGCATTGA
- a CDS encoding Hsp33 family molecular chaperone HslO encodes MSQIQKFLFDGLPVRGVAVRLTDAWQEVVQRRAANTESGPYPAPVVQLLGEMTAAAVLMQSNIKFNGALILQMQGDGPVKVAVAEVQPSLAVRATASIVGEVTPGAGLVQLVNQHGAGKCAITLDPKDRLPGQQAYQGVVPLADEQGAPLLHAADVLQHYMRQSEQLDTTLVLAANEEVAAGILIQRLPLEGEANLAGSTAAPTDEAREEADESYNRIVTLAQSLQPDELLGLDIDTILHRLFWDEKLLRFMPSSSDPVPHFACTCSHERVAAMLRNLGKEEADAIVAEQGQIEVGCEFCGRQYQFDKVEVAQLFKPAAAQPPGSDALH; translated from the coding sequence ATGTCCCAGATCCAGAAATTCCTTTTTGACGGCCTGCCGGTGCGTGGCGTGGCCGTGCGCCTGACCGATGCCTGGCAGGAAGTCGTGCAGCGCCGCGCTGCCAATACCGAAAGCGGCCCCTATCCCGCACCCGTGGTGCAGCTGCTGGGCGAGATGACGGCCGCAGCCGTGCTGATGCAGTCCAACATCAAGTTCAATGGCGCCCTGATCCTGCAGATGCAGGGTGACGGCCCGGTGAAGGTGGCCGTGGCCGAAGTGCAGCCCAGCCTGGCCGTGCGCGCCACGGCTTCCATTGTGGGTGAAGTGACGCCCGGTGCCGGCCTGGTGCAACTGGTGAACCAGCACGGTGCCGGCAAGTGCGCGATTACGCTGGATCCGAAGGACCGCCTGCCGGGACAGCAGGCCTACCAGGGCGTGGTCCCGCTCGCGGACGAGCAGGGCGCGCCGCTGCTGCATGCCGCCGACGTGTTGCAGCACTACATGCGCCAGAGCGAGCAGCTCGACACCACGCTGGTGCTGGCCGCCAATGAAGAGGTGGCGGCAGGCATCCTGATCCAGCGTCTGCCGCTGGAAGGCGAAGCGAACCTGGCCGGCAGCACCGCAGCCCCGACCGATGAGGCGCGCGAGGAGGCGGACGAAAGCTACAACCGCATCGTCACCCTGGCGCAAAGCCTGCAGCCGGACGAGTTGCTCGGCCTGGACATCGACACCATCCTGCATCGCCTGTTCTGGGACGAGAAGCTGCTGCGCTTCATGCCGTCCTCCAGCGATCCGGTGCCGCACTTCGCATGCACCTGCAGCCACGAGCGCGTGGCCGCCATGCTGCGCAATCTGGGCAAGGAAGAGGCCGATGCCATCGTGGCCGAGCAGGGCCAGATCGAGGTGGGCTGCGAATTCTGCGGTCGGCAGTACCAGTTCGACAAGGTGGAAGTGGCGCAGCTGTTCAAGCCGGCGGCGGCGCAGCCGCCGGGCAGTGACGCCTTGCACTGA
- a CDS encoding gamma carbonic anhydrase family protein: MAIYQLDDKTPQIADSAWVADNAEVMGDVRLGENVSIWFNTTLRGDNDPITIGDGTNIQDGSVLHTDEGVPLTIGRNVTVGHMVMLHGCSIGDESLIGIGAIVLNGAKIGRNCLVGAGALVTEGKEFPDGSMIIGSPAKVVRQLTPEQMEGLRYSAQHYIDNARRYKQGLKKIG; this comes from the coding sequence ATGGCCATTTACCAGCTCGATGACAAGACCCCGCAGATTGCCGACTCCGCCTGGGTGGCGGACAACGCCGAAGTGATGGGTGATGTGCGCCTGGGCGAGAACGTCAGCATCTGGTTCAACACCACGCTGCGTGGCGACAACGACCCGATCACCATCGGAGACGGCACCAACATCCAGGACGGCAGCGTGCTGCACACCGACGAAGGGGTGCCGCTCACCATCGGCCGCAACGTCACCGTAGGCCACATGGTGATGCTGCACGGCTGCAGCATCGGCGACGAAAGCCTGATCGGCATTGGCGCCATCGTGCTCAACGGCGCGAAAATCGGCCGCAACTGTCTGGTCGGCGCCGGTGCGCTGGTGACCGAGGGCAAGGAGTTTCCCGACGGCAGCATGATCATCGGCAGCCCGGCCAAGGTGGTGCGCCAGCTCACGCCCGAGCAGATGGAGGGCCTGCGCTACAGCGCGCAGCACTACATCGACAACGCACGCCGCTACAAACAAGGCTTGAAGAAGATCGGCTGA
- a CDS encoding ferritin-like domain-containing protein: MSVRQAARSALSLTDPAAKVQAVLALWAQAASGALSFDPSVSADVLARAAPSDIPGRPALPQLVHPREVAQRSVHTPEGRAALLHAVVHIEFNAINLALDAVWRFAGMPEQFYRDWLQVAREEAEHFTMLHEHLRHMGWKYGDFVAHDGLWAMCEKTADDIVARMALVPRTLEARGLDATPLIQKRLRAIDAEDAQTTATLLDTILRDEIGHVAIGNHWYRWLCERERLDAVPHYGVLVERYAAPRLKPPFNEAARKQAGFSQAELDYLLGMGV; the protein is encoded by the coding sequence ATGAGTGTACGCCAAGCTGCCCGTTCTGCCCTGAGTCTGACCGATCCCGCTGCCAAGGTGCAGGCGGTGCTTGCGCTGTGGGCGCAGGCGGCATCGGGGGCGCTTTCCTTCGATCCTTCCGTCAGCGCCGACGTGCTTGCGCGCGCCGCGCCGAGTGACATCCCCGGCCGCCCCGCATTGCCGCAACTGGTGCATCCGCGCGAGGTGGCCCAGCGCAGCGTGCATACGCCGGAAGGCCGCGCTGCGCTGCTGCACGCCGTGGTGCACATCGAGTTCAATGCCATCAACCTGGCGCTGGATGCGGTGTGGCGCTTTGCCGGCATGCCGGAGCAGTTCTACCGCGACTGGCTGCAGGTAGCCCGCGAGGAGGCGGAGCACTTCACCATGCTGCACGAGCATCTGCGGCACATGGGCTGGAAATATGGCGATTTCGTGGCGCACGACGGGCTGTGGGCCATGTGCGAGAAGACGGCGGACGACATCGTGGCACGCATGGCGCTGGTGCCGCGCACGCTGGAGGCACGCGGTCTGGATGCCACGCCACTGATCCAGAAGCGCCTGCGCGCCATCGATGCAGAAGACGCCCAGACCACCGCCACCCTGCTCGACACCATTCTGCGCGACGAAATCGGCCATGTGGCCATCGGCAACCACTGGTACCGCTGGCTGTGCGAACGCGAACGGCTGGATGCGGTGCCGCACTACGGCGTGCTGGTGGAACGCTACGCCGCCCCGCGCCTGAAGCCGCCATTCAACGAGGCGGCGCGCAAGCAGGCCGGATTCAGCCAGGCCGAGCTCGATTACCTGCTGGGCATGGGGGTGTAG
- a CDS encoding crotonase/enoyl-CoA hydratase family protein yields the protein MTDALLYEQDGAIVTLTMNRPDTRNPISEPEMIDAFEGAVHRINSDASVRVVILTGAGSAFSSGGNVKHMRDRTGMFGGTPAQIRNGYRHGIQRIPRAMWELEVPAIAAVNGPAIGAGCDLTCMCDIRIASTRAQFAESFAKIGIIPGDGGAWLLPRVVGLSRASEMAFTGEPIDAQTALAWGLVSRVVEPEQLLDSARQLAQRIAVNPPQAVRMSKRLLREGQHMRLDSLLELSAAMQALAHHTQDHAEAVAALLEKRPGTYSGS from the coding sequence ATGACCGACGCCCTGCTTTACGAACAGGACGGTGCCATCGTCACGCTGACGATGAACCGCCCCGATACGCGCAACCCGATTTCCGAACCGGAAATGATCGACGCCTTCGAAGGGGCCGTGCATCGCATCAACAGCGATGCCAGCGTGCGCGTGGTGATCCTGACCGGCGCCGGCAGCGCGTTCTCCTCGGGGGGCAACGTCAAGCACATGCGCGACCGCACCGGCATGTTCGGCGGCACGCCGGCACAGATCCGCAACGGCTACCGCCACGGCATCCAGCGCATTCCGCGCGCCATGTGGGAGCTGGAGGTTCCGGCCATCGCCGCGGTGAACGGCCCGGCCATTGGCGCCGGCTGCGACCTGACCTGCATGTGCGACATCCGCATCGCCTCCACCCGTGCCCAGTTTGCCGAGAGCTTTGCCAAGATCGGCATCATCCCCGGCGATGGCGGTGCCTGGCTGCTGCCGCGCGTGGTCGGCCTGTCGCGCGCCAGCGAGATGGCCTTTACCGGCGAGCCGATCGATGCACAAACGGCGCTGGCCTGGGGCCTGGTGTCGCGCGTGGTGGAGCCCGAGCAGTTGCTGGACAGCGCCCGCCAGCTGGCACAACGCATCGCCGTCAACCCGCCGCAGGCCGTGCGCATGAGCAAGCGCCTGCTGCGCGAAGGCCAGCACATGCGGCTGGACAGCCTGCTGGAACTGTCGGCCGCCATGCAGGCGCTGGCGCACCATACGCAGGATCATGCGGAAGCTGTGGCGGCACTGCTGGAAAAACGTCCCGGTACCTATTCTGGTTCATAA